TAATTTATtgattcaaagttttttttttctttttaaaaaacaatcccCAATACATGCAGTTCAGGGTTAAGTATCACATTTGTAGCACATTGTTGAGTCTCAACACAAAAATATGCAACACCTGTATAATCCCATCACATCTTTTTCCAGCCTCTACAATACCTAGTTGGGGGTGTTTGCATTTACACATCCACATAGCTTAGAAGCATGTTATTAGCGGTTGATCTGGCCCGATGCTTCTCTGCCACCTCCCCTGCCCTGGTCTCCACCgtggggttatttttttctaaaggcaGGATGTTACTCAGTCTTAATTTATTAAGGTCACTGACAAACTTTGGCTTCTTGTGTGCTCATGTGGTCCCTGCTTTTGCTTTCGGAAGGGTTTATATTGAAACGACTGTGACTCTGATCAGTTATTATCCCCTCGTTTATTTGTAGGAAATAAGTTTGCTTGTTCCTGTGGGTGCTCACACAGTAACACAGGTTCCTAAAGTAATCATTTAATCTGAACTGGCATTAAAGGAAACTGTTAACTGGGCTCTCTTAGATCTACTTCAGTTCATATAAAAAAACTCTTCCAATTGTTGCGTGTGTCTCAAAGTAGTTCTGCTTCCATCCTTATCAACAGAGCACCTGGGAGAACCTAAGTCATTTCCCTGAGTAGGCACAGACCATGAGCCCCGCAGCACTCAGCTCTCTCCGGGACTCAGCACCTGACTCGAGAGCACCACCTTTCAGTCCACTGGGACCAATCCAGCGGGCAGCGCCCTCCCCAGGGTGCATTCCAGAACATAAACTTGGTACCCTCTAATTTATCCCCTCAAGAAGTACATTTCCTCCTCAAGAGCTACCTTTAGATAGTTTTTCTTATTGGTCCCTTTTAACAGCCCCTCCCCTAGCCACTCTCTTCAAGTCCCCAACGATTACGAGTTTGTCTGTCTCTTCTAATCTGTCAGTCTGAGAGCACCTTCCTCTCTGCAAGGGAACACATTTGCTTTAAACCTTGTGAGTGCTGACATGTTACAGAATGTCTGGGAGGAGGCCCGGCTGAGTGACTGGTGTTTAAGTGCCTCAATGAATGACATCAGCACTTCTCTAGTTGACGAGAAGGCCCAGGAAAGCTTGGTCTGCATCATACACTCAATAGCTTCTCCTACCCAGCCACCTACCCTGCCTACAGGGATAGGACGAAAGCAAGGCCAGCTGACAGCATCCAGGGGAGAGTGAACTGCCACCACACCAGAGGTGCAAATGTGACTCAGCACTTCATGAGTTCTACTCTCACCATgggatttctcagcagaagcaAACCTTGCAGGCAGTTAGGCTCACCTGTAGCCAACAAATGATATAGCCATCTGGATTTGGCATAGGAACCTTTTGTTCTCACCATACCAGGTCTATGTTCTTGAACATAGGCAGTACCTGAGATGATAGTATAACACTACCCTGTTCCCcacattttttgcttttctttaggaAATAATTAAGTCCTTATCATAGGCACTTTTAACCTGTTTAAGATAAtgaagcaaacaaatgaaaagtacTGAGATGAGTTTAAGAAAGAATATGCTAATTGAAAAAGATACTGGGTGCGTACATTTACCATGGTTTAGTCTAAATattagacacacagacacacatacagacacacacacaccccttttggAACTCTCCAAGACCATCTCCGAATCTAGGTAAATAGTCTTAAATTTTCGGGGGAGCTAGGTTTGGAAACAAAAAtggtttttggagacaggaaaaGAGACGGTCTGAAACTGGACTCACTTCAGTTTGGAAAAGAATGGCGTAGGTGCCAAGACCAGACCCAGGAAGGGGTGAGCATTTCAAGCCCAGTTATGGTCTAAGTCTAAGGCATGAAGAGAGGTAAAAGTCCAGGTGCTGGAAAAGCAAGCTGTGTGCTTAAAAGAAGAATGCCTGTGTCAAAGTTGCAGTTATAAAACCCTAGGACAAGGCAGGCAGGTGGTGTCTGCACCTACATAACCGtcagagagacaggcagaggTCAATCACCTGACTCTTCTCCTCCAGGTACTTTTATGACCTTTGGGGGACCCACGGGAAAGGAATGGGGTTACCGCTTCGCCAAGACCCTCCAGCAGGCTCCACATGCCTGGTCCAGACaggcaacttaaaaaaaaaaagggagggctGAGGAGTGGGTGATAAAGGAGATTGGAGGGGGAGCAGGAAAGACACGCAGTGGCACATCTCCCTGATGATAACCAATGCTTCAGGATTGCCTATCAGGGCACATTAGAAGGCTTTTGAGAATCCAAAACACTGAGTTTTGCTGCCTGACATATCAATATAGGTTTAGCCGAGAGCTCACatcttgcttttgattttcagGTAGAACAAATGTTTACATTAGTATACAGCATGTGCAATGCAAGCAGGCAGCATTGGTATGAGAACCTTAACTGAATGCATTTCTTGGCTTTgggatcttattttttattttttactctataAACTCAACTCTATAATAAGAGAAGagattcatttgtattttaagttcccACAGACCAAACGACAAAAATAGAATCTACGTTTAGAGATAGGACCTGCTACCAATACCAATAAGATTTTATTGGAATATGGAATGTAAACaaatgtttcaaacaaacaatCTAACCTTATAAAAATGTATGGCATTATTAAATAGTTAATAAAGAAATCCTAAAGGGTGATGTGGTAAACACCTCTAGTTCTAGCCTAGGTGTGTGAAGTCCCCAGAGCTGTGGCATGGCCCTGCAGCTGGGATGAGGGGACTGCCTACAAACCATGTTGCTGCTGAGTCCCCCAAATGAAATCAGCCCTATTTTTGTTTAATCAAACTCTAGCTTTCTCTGCTAACATGAAGGTTTGCACAATGGATCCAACACTTGCTCCGGGAGCACCGTTTTCTTCCCCAAGCCCCTTGTATATTCCTCTCAGTTGCTTGAGTTTCAGATGACCCTGCCCAGACAACTCTAGTACCTGCATGCAAGACAGACTTATCTTTGCCATCACATAAATGAATCACATATCAGAACTCACAAATGCATATTACAGTGGGAAACTGTATCTCATGGGGATaaaaggaggtgggagagggatATCTTTTTCGGTCTTTCCTGAAAAAATTCTAATGGGATGTTTTCCTCCCTCGCCTTGCCTGAAGACTGACTTTCCAGCTTTAGTTATGGTTGTGAACAAAAAGGTCTCTGTTTCAGAGAGGTGTATTAAAATAGGCGCACACATAGGGATGTGCTGGGAAACGGTGACGTTCTCTTACAaggctgccaaaaaaaaaaaaaaaaaaaaaaaaaaaaaaaaaaaaaaacaaacagaaaaagcaataaaaaaatagcAACAAGATTTTATGGTAAGGCAAATCAACAAAGGTTATAGTGAGCTCCAAGTTATGCACTTAGCATGGAACTTCTGATGATACCCACGGACCAGTTCATGGCATTGTAAGGTTTCGTGATCCCTCCTGACATCaaagagggctcttgtgaaagtGACTGCAGTTTGCTCCCAAATGAATCCACTTGGAGGAAAACTGCAGGGATGAGGTACATTTCCTGGAGAGCTCATGtcataaaaaaatacatgaaacatgGATTTGTAAAgagcttaaaaaaaatactgtcacTGTTTTAATATCTCCTTTTTGTAAATGAGGCTGGTGTGTCAGTATAGACTGCTGACATTTCGCTAAGACTTGAGCCTGAATTTCACCAAAGGAAACCCAGACCACCATGGAATAGATAGGAAGTCAGACATTCAGAGCTTGTTGACTGAATGGGTTAATTCAACAGTGGTGCCCTGTTAAACAAAGGTAAATGTACAACAACTCCGAGTCTCTCTCTCCCATGCATTCCAAAGGCAGAGCTCCTGCAGGTCCTGAACTAGGTGCATCCCCATGCTGCCACAGTGGCAGCTCCCTGGAGACTAGCACTGGGgagtttctttcttgctttttgacAGACTTTTAGGTCTTTACTCTTCTTTGCATTTAGAAGGAACGATaagaatttctttttatcacaCTGTAGTTTTCCTTCAAGGTttgtgtttggttggttggttttattGGCAAGCATCAATGCCGCATTACCCGTCGCTTTCCAGTCTTCATCGTGCTGCCGTGAGACCACTGGAAAGCACAGCATTGTCTGCACAAGGCTGGGACTGCTCCTTCACCACAGGGTCTGCAAGAAAGCAGGAGGAAAGTCAGGCAATCGGGGTGGTGAATGCTGAGAGAAGCCCATGGCAAACCCACCCTTTCaactgagagagagacagactgatGGGCAAGCCAGGGTCAGGGGGGCAACAGGGGAGACGGAAATCACGGAATTCCAGCCAcataaaaaccaaacactgagAAATGATCAGGGGAATCGTTATTGCAGTCAACTCTTACACTTTCTCAGAGTACAGACTCAACTGCTAAGAGGCATAGAAACCCTAATTTCCCACTGTTCAAAAtttctactatttttattttctttcaatactaGTATCATCTCTAATCCCTAATTTCTTCAAAGCATGTAGAATAATAAGCACTTCAAAGGAAAGGTGAGTACAAAGAGCCATTAGAAGACCTATTCATTTTAAGCAACCgtagtttgaaattttttaaattgaagtatgACATATattcagaaaagcagaaagatcATTAATGACATGTCATAAACATCAGTATTCCTAATTTGATCTAACTCGGGTAAAACCAGCTTTCTGTCCCAGACACTGGAGTGGGGACATCTGAGTTCCCTGGGGCTGAGGTCTAGAAGACTGAAGGCTTTTCCATTTGTGGTCTCCCTTATGCATACGGGCCACAGGCTCAAGACCACAGCGACACATTCTTCAGGCAAGAATTTAGTTCATCTCCAGAGGAAATCGAAGGAGAGGGAAAGACAGCATATTGGTTAAGCCAGAGACAACAACTTTAAGTGTTGAATGTTTCCATCTTGATTCAGAAAGCGAACTGAGGTAAGTCTCTCAGCCGCCATGCTCCCCAGAAAGGAGACTGATAACAACAGGAAGTTTATTTGAAACACACATTATCAGTGGAAGGAACCACACACATGCAGAACAATAAGCAACCACACAAAGTGAATGCGCACACACTTCTAAGTAAGCAGTTCAGTCAGGATTTCAGTGAGGTCTCTCCATACCTATTTACCTTTCCTCAAattcctttcatccatccatctgttcatctccttctttcaaaatatacaatgGTTATCTTACTACTTTTAACTAATTACTAGTTTTCTGAGGGGAGAAATAATCTTCAAGTAGGTTtccacacaaatatatatatgtttgaaaacaaattttagaaaCTTGTGATCTATTAACTCAGGGTAACAGGGAGTAGTCAAACAGCCTGAATTCAAGGGAGATACATTCAGAGAATAAGCAAACACCTTTGGTGATCAAGAAATGGATCTACAAAGTTGTTTCAATCATCTACAATAAATGAGGTCAAATTCTGGAATAATCCAATCCAAATACCCTAGAATTCTCCTGACTGGTCTCAAAGATAAAGAGTGGAAGATTTGTTCTCTTGAACGAATGACTCCCTGAACACAGTGCCTGGAGACTCACAGAAGTATGGGTGCTCCATGGCCTCTTTGGCAGTCAGTCTCTGTTGATGGTCATATCGCAGAAGTTTGTCCAGAAGATCTAGGGCCTCAGGGCTGACAAGGTGTCTGTTCTCACTATGGATAAAGTTTTCCCAGCGTTTCCGTGAATGtctgagaagaaaaatgaaacatcagtAATCAGAGACTAAATTCAACGAGAATCCTTATCTACTAGGGCTAAAGCCAAAAATATCTTAGAATAATGTACTGATTACAAGCTTGTTGAATCTCTAACTGGTGCCTGCCTTACTGCCCCATAGTTACAGCATAGCATCCTGAAACACAATGGTGCTCTGTGATTAGATAAACACAACTAGGTAAAACTTCTATATCTGAATATCTGATTTAGAATATGCGGAACCTTTCTAGATTATTTTTTATGCGGTAGGCTTTTAGTCAATTCTGGGTGGCATGCAGGACAGTGGGTAATTTTTATCGGTCAGCAGATATATTTCCCAGGGCTAGCCTCAGGAACAGCGAGGTTACACAAAACACCGTTTGAAAACTGTTAACAAACTGTTTACTTCTCAACATTATTGCACTGTACCTGAAAACTCAATGTACTTTAAAATTTGCTATTGTATAGAAAAACCATTATGGAGAACAAGAAGAAATTGTAAGTCTCTCCACCTTGAAGAGGtatgaagtaaataaaataaagtaaaataaaataaaataaaaaaaactaagtCTCTTATTGAAAGAATCATCGCTCTCTAAGTTTGGCCATTAAAAAGAAGCTTATGCTGtaccagaaaacttttttctgtaacattatgatttttgttttaccttttctaCTAATAGGTTATCTCTCAGAGAAGTAAAATGATTAAAAGACATAAAGCCCAAATCTCTcaataagttaaaagaaaatatgcataggaaaaaagacggctatttccattttactataattacaacaggaaaagaaagtgattttGGCTAACCTTTCCACTTCTGAAACGGGGTAAGGTAAAGCACTCTTTCTCTTACTTACTGTCCCAGGATATCGTTGAAGTGTGGATCTAGGTCTATGTGATACTTCTTCAGATACCCATACAGTTCTTCTGTACCCAGAACCTTGGCAATGCGAACAAgctgaaacacaaaacaaactgaCCAAATCACTGAGCTCAGAACATACCGTGAGCCCATGAGGACGCTTTACCAAAGAATCAGAAGACTTCCACACCACTAACCCTCTAGGGACCAGGTACAAACCCGAGTCCAGGGCAGGCAGGCAGACCCAAGGACAAGAAGTTCACATGAATGCAAATTTCCAAACTGCCTTTAAAATAACACAACTTATGATAATAATCTTCTATAGATGGACAAGTACAGGGCATCACAATCTAATGACTAAAATCTAGTTTTATTAGACAAGGAGGTGCCTGACTTCTTCACATTCACTTTGGAAGTCTGGCACAGATAGCATTATCTGCCTCTACTTCTGCGGACCTGGCAAACACAAAATTCTGTGCAATCTTTATCTTGAAGAAAAGCTCATATGCAGACACTGAGTGACATTTAGTGGCTCAAGGATAGTATTCCTATCTACGGATGCTATTTTCTTGGCATTCACCCCCAAATAAGTAAGAACCAGATTGTGTTTGCTCACCTGGTCATAGTTGTCCTGTCCATGGAAGAAGGGTTCCCTTCGAAAGATCATGCTTGCTAACATACAGCCCAAACTCCACATGTCCAAGCTATAATCATACATCTAAGGCAATAAGGACAACCCATCAGCCAAGGGTAGTAGAAATCCATTTTTCtgatataaatttcttttttagatgagattgggtgtgttcagggtggtatggccgtagattatttaaaaaaatttttttttaacttcctggCTCCTAGAAATGTTCTGATCTGAATTTCTAgtcttcatttaatctttacagatattttagatttaaaaacttCTCTGTCCCCCAAAAAACTAGctaagaaaaaactaaaattagcatTTTAGGGTGAAATAATGGCTGGGTTTTGAGTGTATCCAAACTGACTAGATAAACAGCAAATGAGAAAAAGCCCTAAGCAAGTATAAATAGCCCAGAGTAGCTGTGCTAAACAAGTGTACCTGATAGTCCACGAGGAGCTCCGGTCCCTTGAAGTACCTTGAGGCTACACGAACATTGTACTCCTGAGCAGGATGATAGAATTCTGCGAGACCCCAATCTATCAGTCGCAGCTACAAACGGGACAGAAAAAAACATGTGAAATGAGTGTTTCTAGGGGCCTATGCCTTAGAACAAGGCCACATCACATTAGGTAACAATCATTTGTCCACACAAAAAATGTGAGCAGGTGCACTGGCTTACAGATGACATTTTCAGCAACTGTGCAAGAGGTCATTTTTAGAGTAGAGCACTtgaaatgctttttgaaaaaattttaaattatcctGGTTCATTCCTCTCTCTAGATCAACAGAGTTCAACCTTTTTTTCTGCCTACATTCAGAAACTGTAGGCAGTTACATTTGGTAACACATTCTCCCATTATTCATAGCTTTTCGTTATAAGCTCCAGGCGTCAGTGAAAGGGCTGGGGGGACACATCCCACTCCAGGACTGAAGCACTGCTCCAATGATTTATTCGTCTACTACTAGATGATCCATTTACTCACTGATTAGGGCCAACAGAGATGGATATCAAAAATAGGGGGGACCTAAGTGTTCTTTTAAGGCCAGGCAGATTGGTCTGCAGGTCATCAAGAAATGAAGCAGAAATCACCAGCTGTAATTTCTTTCTGAGGCCCTTCAGAAAACTATgaccaaaataaaacaagtgaCTATAGTTAGCCAATATACTTAAACCGTCTACTTTCCTTGTGTACTACACTATACAAAGTAGAAATCCACAATGGAGATGGGAGAAATCACAGTAACAAAAGTTTGCCCAAAAACCCACCATGGGTCTACAGAAACCTTCATGGCACTGGACAGCTTTCTGGTCTGCTCTAAGCCTTTTAATCAAGCTTGTTGCTGCCTGGCTGTAATGGTACCTTTTTCTGTTGGTGATCTATCATGACATTGTGAGGTTTCACATCCCTGTGCATGATTCCCTTGCTGTGGCAGTAATCCAGAGCCTATTAGGTAAGAAAGCACAGATAATAGTAAGCAACCCCACTACCATCCCCCAATGCAAGCATAGTCTTATTATTTGTGACACCTTGACTTGAATACAGTCCCCCAAGGGGCAGCTTGCTGCCTGtaatgaaagatttaaaaaagtgTGCTTCAGAAGGCACCCCTCGCTCTCTCTGCATACTACAGCCAGTAGAGAGAGGGTATGAAGGGAATGGCAAGGGCTatgaggaagtttttttttttttttgagatggagtctcgctctgttgtccaggctggagtgcagtggcacaatctcagaatcaacactttgggaggctgaggcgggtggatcacttgaggtcaggagtgcgagactagcctgggcaacacggctatattaaaaatacaaaaggtagctgggcgtggtggtgcgcgcctgtaatccagctacttgagtgggctgaggcaggagaactgcttgaacctgggaggtggaggctgcagtgagccaagatggtgccactgcactccagcctgggcaaaaaaggcaggcagtggggaagggggtggtgtgtgtgtgggatgaTAAACCAGACTTTGGAACCTCACTGGAGTCACCTCTCATAATGGTTCAAAGGACAGACCAGCATCTATGTGGACATGAAGAATGACATTCAAATACATCTTTCAATATGGCTTATTTTGTACACAAGGGTCCCACGTGGGTTTTCTGGATGACCAAGCATTAGTATTTTCCTTAATACAATCCCCGAGCCTTTAAGAATTATCATTACGAGGCCAGGTATGGtgctcacgccttaatcccagcacttttggaggccaaggcaagcagatcacttcaggccaggtcaggagttcaagaccagcctggccaacatggcgaaactccgtctctactaaaaatacaaaaaattagccaggcgaggtggtgggcgcctctagtcccagctacttgtggggctaaagcacaagaattgcttgaacctgagaggcagaggttgcagtgagccgagacggcgccatcgcactccagcctgggaaacagagctggtctccaaaaaaaaaaaaaaaaaaaaaaaaaaaaaggaatgatcaTTATATTATTACTCCAAgggagaaaactgctttgtgtaagaTGATTGATATGCAGATATTAGGTATATAATGGTTTTTCACAAATTTAAA
The genomic region above belongs to Chlorocebus sabaeus isolate Y175 chromosome 5, mChlSab1.0.hap1, whole genome shotgun sequence and contains:
- the CSNK2A2 gene encoding casein kinase II subunit alpha' isoform X1; protein product: MPGPAAGSRARVYAEVNSLRSREYWDYEAHVPSWGNQDDYQLVRKLGRGKYSEVFEAINITNNERVVVKILKPVKKKKIKREVKILENLRGGTNIIKLIDTVKDPVSKTPALVFEYINNTDFKQLYQILTDFDIRFYMYELLKALDYCHSKGIMHRDVKPHNVMIDHQQKKLRLIDWGLAEFYHPAQEYNVRVASRYFKGPELLVDYQMYDYSLDMWSLGCMLASMIFRREPFFHGQDNYDQLVRIAKVLGTEELYGYLKKYHIDLDPHFNDILGQHSRKRWENFIHSENRHLVSPEALDLLDKLLRYDHQQRLTAKEAMEHPYFYPVVKEQSQPCADNAVLSSGLTAAR
- the CSNK2A2 gene encoding casein kinase II subunit alpha' isoform X2 translates to MPGPAAGSRARVYAEVNSLRSREYWDYEAHVPSWGNQDDYQLVRKLGRGKYSEVFEAINITNNERVVVKILKPVKKKKIKREVKILENLRGGTNIIKLIDTVKDPVSKTPALVFEYINNTDFKQLYQILTDFDIRFYMYELLKLRLIDWGLAEFYHPAQEYNVRVASRYFKGPELLVDYQMYDYSLDMWSLGCMLASMIFRREPFFHGQDNYDQLVRIAKVLGTEELYGYLKKYHIDLDPHFNDILGQHSRKRWENFIHSENRHLVSPEALDLLDKLLRYDHQQRLTAKEAMEHPYFYPVVKEQSQPCADNAVLSSGLTAAR